From the Ammospiza caudacuta isolate bAmmCau1 chromosome 1, bAmmCau1.pri, whole genome shotgun sequence genome, the window ATTTCTTGGAGAGTTTTTCATATCACAGAACTTTAGTTTTAATGACcatctgctttttaaattactCTACTTAGAATTATTTATTAGtgtcttatatatatatatatatatatatatatatgtataaaacaTGACCTAGTAAAAGTGCTAGCCTAGCAAGTCATGGTTTCTACCTTTACTTCCTATTTACTTTACTTCCTATTTACTTCCTATTTACTTTACTTCCTATTTACTTTGGAAATCTAGGCACAATACAAATCAATtcacatttttttgtttctaaatatGTGAAATAATCACTGCTTTGAGAGTCCACGTGGTGTGTTAGGATTCGTAGGTCCACGATGGACACTAATGGGAGTGTAGTATTTAGTTGTGTCATAAGGGAAAGCATGGCAATTGGGTTATTGTGGACATGAATTTTCAAGGATGTACTTGCTTGTCTTGACAGCAGTGGGGGCATGATCAGTGGCTTTGTCAGTGATTTCACTGAAAGTTATGCAGACAGATCTCAGTATGCTTTTAAGGGAAGTGTGAGTAGAGTGAGAGAGAAACTGATATCAAAGTTCTTATGAAAACTGTAGTAGAACAGTTACACTCTGTGGCTCAGTGAAATTGTTTCCTCTGAGGCAGCAGCATGTCTGAAAAGCTCCTGACGTATAAAGAGTGCACTCTCtcaaagcactttttttttattttttttattgcatgtGTCTCTGTTTTCCACGAACAGCAAGACTGAACTCAGAATCCAGCGtttcttccagctcctcctgctgtttGGATACTGTGAACATCACAGACCAGGACAAAGCATTGCATGGTATTGTTCCCTTCTTTGAAACACTTTCCAGTTTTTCCTGTTATTCATCCAGTGTCTAATGTTGTGGGCTTTTCTCCTTTGGCAGGGTTACCAGAGTTAATTGATAAACATTGGTGGATAAAAAGCTTCTTCCACAGTGAACCCTCTCCACCCACTGTTGGCAGAAAAACACTCTCAGCAAGCAGGTGAGTCCTGCTTTTAAAACAGGGGATAACTTACTTGCTATGCTTTCCTTTTGGTAACAGTGTTAGTAAACAAGTCATAATCAGCTAAAACCATCTGGTGAGGTGCAATGCTGTTTTGATGATTTAAGTAGAATATACATCAAGTGTAATGCTATGCAACCTTtctatgttttcattttaacaaaTGAACTCATATGCTACTTCCCATTAGGCAGGTGGCAGTGCCTATTACTGTTTCACACTTATGGGGATGTTTATTTAATCGTCTACCTGTACAACTTGCACAACCATTTATGCAGTTTGGCCATTTTACTTTATGTTAAAAAGCTGATATGaatgcattaaaaatacttAGGCAGATAAATAAATGTCTTTGAGGTAAATACAGTGAAAATTATGTTTATAAcctttataaatatatttctgcaGTACCAACAGTTGAAAAGGACAGCATGATGGCTTTTCTGACTGAGATGCTACATACAGACTTGTTTTTCCAAGAGGCTTGGGATCTTCCTAATGTCTGGGTTCagctgcaagaggaaaacaaaacctttagGAGAGTGGAAAAgtgtattttcaaaatattttttcagtagcTAAAATGATATTGCTTAATGTACATATCCATGGCCTACTGTGTTCTTTCCAGATTTGCCATAATTTGTGATGTCTCTCTAATGAAAGTTTCCAGGAATAAACATCCTGATGACTCGAATAATTAGagaaaagtgacagaaaaaataaGACATCATAGATTTAGGAGGAAGATGTGTATTGAATGACTTTGCAATAGGTGATTCAGTTAAGTTGCCTTTAAGATACCAGCTCTATAGGCAGTCACACTGATGTAAGCAAGATTCAGATCTATAATCCAGAGTAGGACTGCTGTGTGGCACATGTCTTTTATCCAGTATTTGTGTACCAGTTACAGGGTGTAAGTTTACAGGAATGCTTGTCAATAGCTTTGCTTTTAGAAAGCCCAATTATATGAACAAGCAATAATGAGTTTGGTTTCTTTGATCAAGCAGAGTGCATAGATCCCAACTTCAAATACCCAGGTACCACTTTCATTCCTACCTATGTATGCTGGTGTTTGAGGACAGAATACAGGAGAGGAACAAGAAACCAGTAATCCTAATAGAAACTGACCTTTTCCAAGGATAAGAACAACCATAATCAGAGTTGGTACTTCTAGTTTGTTTTAGATTTCTTCTGCCTGCTTTGTTGTGGCTTAAAGACCTACTTGTTCCTAAGTGGCAAATTCTATCAATATTCTGCTCTCTGCCGGATTAGTTATGAGGGCGAGATCTGGCAAAGGATTCCACTCAAAGTAATAACATTATTGTTGTTATCCAATGTACTTTTGTCATGCTCTTGAAAGGCACTATATCGTTGCATTGCTGAAGACTAAATGAAGCTAATTAGTGTAACAATTGTTTATTCTACTGGGTATGACTGAAACACATCGAGGACTATGGGAAATAAGTATTTGGCTGGATTATAACATTTGTGACTAGTATCTATGCAACTTTTTGATGTACTGTCATTAAACCTGCTGGATATTTGTCCATCACTGGATGAACTAACAGTAGCAAACATTAATGTAGGCAACATCTTTTTATTATAGGCTAATGGTTGTCATGGTTATGCATAACTCCAAGGTGTATCAAGTGGTTGCTTCAGGGAGTTTACAGTCTTGGTGGAGGCAATAAAGGCATGGCAGATGACAACAGAAAAGAGCACAATTCTGAAAACTTGATTTCAAGGGTCTTTAAATTGACTTGTGTCTTACTTTACTGCTATGGTATAGTTTCATCTTTGTCTGTTCTCTAAGTATACAGAATGACCTTTTTTTatactaaattttttttttattaataaagatTTAATCAATATTTTGTCTGACTTATTTTTGGCCTACAAAAGCAAAATAGTGTTCTATGTTGCCTGTGGTGGAAATGCTGTGTAGATTTGGGTTTTCTGTTTTGaatgtgtatttatttattttttttaaacaaattatttgaaaaatttaaaacccCCTCAAAAGTCTATGTTGTGTGTGCATCACATTCTTCCTTTAGTCACTTTAAGGTCTGACGTGACTTTGAAAAGGAGTGCAAACTAAGAAAAAGCCCCTACACCTTTTTCTATAAAACCATGTTGTAAAGGAAGAAAGACAACACAAGAATAGTTACAAGAAGGTGACTGAGACTCTCTTTGAAGATCTCTCTTGAAATCACAGAAGAAAGAATGCTGTAACCTTATTATTATTGCACATGTGAAATACATGATTCAGGAAACACTGTGGAAAATCAGTGACAAGTTTCTATATTACTCACTGAGCTTAAACTGCTTCTGTCCTTACAGAGTCAAAACTTGGGGTGCAGAACAGGCTTAAAGAGCTGATAAGCTGCTAAAACCTACAAAAGCTCCCCTGAACCAAAACACAGTTATTTTTCAGGGAGTGGTGAGGGGAGGAAGGCTGCATGTTGTTTGCTTTCATCTGCTTAGGCTCTATGAACAACTTGTTTTTTGTAATGGCAACAATATGATAGAAATGCCATCCTCATGTCATCCACATCCTCTGCTGCTGTGATCAGCTCAGCATTTGGGCACCCCTGCCAACTCACAGTGGTCTGTGCCAGCTCTTCAAAGTATGCAATGGGCCAGCTCCATTAATTCATATCTAATGTTGCTATAACAAACTCCTGA encodes:
- the PPDPFL gene encoding pancreatic progenitor cell differentiation and proliferation factor-like protein — protein: MASVPSAGCLLAKNQYYRTRLNSESSVSSSSSCCLDTVNITDQDKALHGLPELIDKHWWIKSFFHSEPSPPTVGRKTLSASSTNS